The following is a genomic window from Deinococcus yavapaiensis KR-236.
AGCGCGCACGCTTCCCCGAGGTTTCGCTCGCCCGGCCGTGAGAGCTTCTCGGCGACGCCCAAACTGAGCGTCGCCCACTCGGGACGCGACAGGACGAGGGTCGCCGCGAACTCGCCGAACGTCGCCGCGAGGGCGAGCGCCGCGCCGCCCCTCAAGGCGGGCAGGACGAGCGGAAAGGTGACGCGGCGAAGAACTTGGCCGGGAGTCGCGCCGAGGGTGCGCGCGAGATCGAGCAGACCTCGCGGCACGTCCCGCAAGGCGGGCAGCAGGCTTCGCACGACGAGCGGCGTGCTCAGCAGGACGTACGCGGCGACGAGCAGGGGCAATTCGGCGAGGAGACGCGGGTAGAGCAGCAAAAAGCCCACGCCGAGGCTGACGGGCGACACGACGAGCGGCGCGAGGCTGACGAAGTCGAGAACGTTCGAGCGAGCGGCCGCCAAAGAGAACGCCACGCCGAGCGCGACCGCCGCGATGAGCGTCAAGACCCCGAAGCGAACGGTGTTGAGCAGCAGAAAGCTCAGCGGAGGGTCGTCGGACGACGCGACGCCCGACCAGAAGGCCAGGGTGAGGCCGTCGGGGCCGAGCAACGATTTCGCCGCGACCGCGACGAGCGGCCCGAAGCACACGAGAAGCGTGAATCCCAAGAAGGCGGCGAGGACGAGGCGCACGGCGAGCGGAGCGGAACGGTGAGGAAGCCGCGTCGCCACGCCGAGCGGCGTCGACCGCGCGAGGCGCAGGTAAGCGAGCAAGGCGGGCGTCGTCACGACGAGCTGCACGGCGACGAGCGCGGACGCTTCGGACAGGCGTCCTTCCAGCAAGGCGAGCGCGTACACCTCGACTTCCAAGGTGGCGTACCGCTCGCCCCCGAGGAGGTACGGCAATCCGAACGACAAGGCGCTGTACAAAAACACCAGCACCACCCCGGCGAGCAGGCCGGGCGCCGCCAGCGGCAACGTGACGCGCGCGAACGCCCGCAGCGGTGACGCGCCGAGCGAGCGAGCGCTCGCTTCCAACTCGGACGGGACGCGCGAAAACGCGGCGTGCGAAAGGCGCACGACGAGCGGCAAATTGAAGAACAAGTTGCCGAGCACGACGATCGCGGGCGTCTCGCTGAGATCCAACTTCAGCCAACCCCTGGGACCGACGAGGGCGGTGAGGCCCATCGCCGCGACGAGGGTGGGGGTGACGAAGGGCAGCAGCAAGGCGCGCAGCAAGAAGGACGCGCCTCGCACACGGTACCCCGCGAGGCCCCAGGCGAGCGGCACGCCGACGAGCGCCGCGAGCACGGCCGACAAGGTCGCCCCGCCGAACGTCCAGACGAGGCGACTTTGGAAGTACGGGTCGCGCAGAAGGCCGACGCTCACTCCTCCCTCGGCGAGCGTGCGCAGCAGCGGCGCGATCAGGAACGCCGCCAGCAACGCGAGAAACGGCGCGGCCAGCAGCGCTCGGCGCGATTCGGTCAACGCCCCGCGCGCATCACCGTGCGGGTGAAGCGGTCCACGAGGCTCGCCGCGCCGTTCACGTTGGACGTCGCGTCCCTCGGCTCTTGAGCGAAACGGTACACGTCGGCGAGCTTCAAGCCGCTTCGGGCGGGATACACCCACATGCGAGTCGGGATGTCGGCTTGCACCGCCGGGGACAGCAAGAAGTCCACGAAGGCCCGGGCGAGTTCGCGGTGCGCCGTGCCCTTGAGGACGCCGACGCCTTCCAGTTGCAGAAAGCTGCTGCCGGGCAGCAAGAGGTTCGCCGTGGGGCTGTCGCCGAGCTTCTTCGTCGCGTAGAAGACCTCGGCGGCCGGGCTGCTCGCGTAGCTCAGCACGATGGGGTACTTGCCGCCGTTGCGCGTGAAGTCGGTGTAGTACGCGTCGTTCCAGCCTCGTGTGATCTTCATTCCGCCCGCGCGCATGTCGCTCCACCACTTCAGCGCGCGGTCCTCGCCGAAATGACGTACGGTCGCCAGCAGGAACGCGAGGCCCGGGCTGGACGTCGCGGGGTTCTGCACCACCACGAGGTTCTCGTAGCGCGCGGTCGCGAGGTCTTCGAGCGTCTTCGGGAGAGGCAACTTCTTTTTCTCGAACCAGGCCTTGTCGTAGTTGAGCGCCACGTAGCCGTAGTCCACCGTCGTCAGCAAGCCGCTAGGGTCCAAGTGGAGCTTGGCGGGCACGTTGGCGAGCGCGGAACTCTTGTACGGTTCGAGGATGCCCGCCTCGCGCGCTCGGGGCAGCAGCGAGTTGTCGAGGCCGAACACCACGTCACCGATCGGGGCGTTCTTCGTGAGGATCAGACGGCTGAGCATCGCGCCCGCGTCGCCCGCCTTCACGAAGCGCACCTTGGCGTCGTGCTCGCGCTCGAACTTCGCCACGAGCGCCTTGTCGAGGTCGAACGAATCGTGCGTCACGACCGTCAGGGTCGCCGCGCTCGCCGTCGACGCGAGCGCGCCCATCAACATCAACCACTTCAACATGTAAAACCCCCTTGCGGTGGCATGGGGGAGGAAGGCCCACTCTCCCTCCGCCAGCATGAACTGGATCAGGTTCTTGGGGTCTGTCTCAGCCTCGCGCACGCGCGAGACACCCCCGGTGGACGAAGGGAGTATAGCGCGCGTGGAAAGCGTGACGAACGTCCGGCAAGGCGCGGTGGCCTACAAAGTCGTGTGCAGACCGCGCGAACGAAGCGTCTACAATCGACCGCATGAACGTGATCGTCGTCGGAGGCGGGCTCGCGGGACTCACCGCCGCGAAAGTGCTGCGTGAGCGAGGCGCTAGGGTGCGCGTCTTGGAGCAACGCGCGGAAGTCGGCGGGCGGGTCCGCACGCGCGACATCGACGGATTCCGCGTCGACCTCGGCTTTCAAGTGCTGTTCACGGCCTACCCCGCCGTTCGTCGCCACGTGGATTTCGCCGCGCTCGACCTCGTCGCGATTCCGCCGGGCGCGGTCATTCGCAAGCCGGGCGGTGCCGACCGAATGGGCGATCCCGTTCGCGACGCGGCCGTTCTGCTCGACACCTTGAGCGCGTCCTCGCTGCACTTCTCGGACAAGGTGCGCGTGGCTCGGCTCGCCTTGCAGCTCAAGGTGCCGCCCGCGCACTCGCTGCTCTACGGTTCGGAGGAAAGTACCCTCGACTTCCTGCGGCGCCAAGGGTTTTCGTACGCTTCGATCGACGCCTTTTTCGGGCCGTTCTTCGGCGGCATCTTCCTCAAGCGCGATCTCAGCCCTTCCGCTGGCCTTTTTCGGTACTACTTTCGCATGCTCACGGACGGCGAGGCGGCCGTGCCGAAACTCGGAATGGGCGAACTTCCCAAGCAGCTCGCGCGAGGCACGGACGTTCGCACGAACGTCCGCGTGACGCGCCTCGACGCCGCCGCGAACGGCGTTCGCGTTCAAACTTCGAACGGCGTCGAGGAGGCGTCGCACGTCATCGTCGCCGCCAGTCCGCCCGAAATTCGTCGCCTCACGGCCGCCGACGTGCCGAGCACGCCCGTGTCGAGCACCTACCTTTACTACGGCGCGAGCGTGCAGCTCGACGACGAGACGAGGCTGCAACTCGGCACGTCGGGCGGGCTGATCAACAACGCCCTCTGGTCGAGCAACACGAACGCCGCCCTCGCCCCGAGGCACGCCCACTTGCTGAGCGTCACGGTGCTGGGTGACCCCCCGCTCGACGACAAGGCCCTCGATCACGGCGTACGCGCGGAACTATCACGATGGTACGGTCCCGACGAGGTCGCCAAGCTCCGCTTGCTGTCGCTCGACCGCGTTCGATTCGCGCAGTTCGCTCAACCGCCGGGATTCGAGCGTACCCTGGCCGGACACGCGACGCCCTGGCCGAACGTCTTGATCGCCTCGGAGGGAACGTCCATGAGCAGCATTCAAGGCGCCATGGAAAGCGGCGAGAAGGCGGCGGCGATCCTCTTGGGCGACGTGGAGGCGATGAGCCGACCGAGAGGCGCGTGACTGCCTTCGTCAGCGGAGAGTCTCCTTAGAGCTGCCTTCGAAGCTCCTCCAGCAACGCGTGCACGCCCTTCAAGCCCAGCGTCACCATGTGCGTGAAGCGCTCGGGCGGAATCGGTTCGCCTTCCGCGCCGCCTTGCACCTCCAGCACTTGGCCTCCGAAGGTCGCGACGACGTTGAGGTCGGCCGTTGCCTTCTCGTCCTCGGCGTAGTCCAAGTCGAGGCGCAACTCGCCGTTCACGATGCCGACCGACACGGCGCCAAGCTCGTGCCGCAGGGGCCACTCGGACAACTTGCCCGTCTTCACGAGCTTGTCGGCGTAGTCGAACAAGGCGGCGTACCCCGCGAGGACGCTCGTGACGCGCGTGCCGCCGTCGGCTTGCAGCACGTCCGCGTCCACGATCAGCGTCTTGTCGCGAAAAAGGTCGAGGTCGACCGTGGAACGAAAGGCGCGGCCGAGCAGTCGCTGGATTTCTTGGCGTCGACCGCCGTTCGCGTTGCGCTCGCGACTGACGCGTTCGTGCGTCGCGCGCGGCAGCATGTCGTACTCGGCCATCAGCCAGCCCGTCTTCTTGCCGCGCACGTGCGGCGGCACTTTGTTGTCGACGCTGATGGTGGCGAGGACGCGGGTATGGCCGAGTTCCACGAGCGCGCTTCCCTCCGCGTAGCGGTTCGCGCCGCGCGCGACCTTCAGCGAGCGCGTGACGTCGTTCGCTCGACCGTCAGCGCGCGACATGCGCTTCCTTGTGGGCGGTCTCGGCCGCGACGAGGTGCGTGACGTCCAGATGAATCACGACGCCGTCCACGCCGCCGATGTTGCGCGCCGTGTGCTCGTACGCGACGGTGTCGCCCGTCACGAGATGGACGATGCGGCCCGATCCGCTTCCTTCGCTCCCGAGGGCGGCGCGCACGACTTCCGCCGTGACTTCCGCGCTGTCCACCAGTTGCACCGTGGTGCCGACCGTCTCCTGCAGCACGTTCCGCAGCACCGGGTAGTGCGTGCATCCGAGAATGAGGGTGTCGATCTCGGGTCGGCCGCGCAAGTACAAGTCCGCGAGCAGGCGCGCCTCCTCGGAATCCGTCAAGCCTTCCTCCACGATCGGGACGAACATCGGGCAGGCCTTGGCCCACACTCGCAAGCCTTGCGCTTCGAGCCGCGCTTGGTACGCGCCCGCCGCGACGGTTCCCTTCGTGGCGATCACGCCGACGTGCCCGTCGCGCGTCCGACGGCGCGCGGCCTCCACTCCGGGCGAAATGACGTCGAACATCGGCACGGGAAACTCGCGCCCGAGATTCGGCGCGCTCGACGCGGCGGTGTTGCAGGCGACCACGACGGCCTCGACGCCGAGACCGACGAGAAAGTTCGTGTTGCCGCGCGCGAAGCCCGCGACCATGTCGCGCGGTTTGCGACCGTAGGGCAGGCGCGCCGTGTCGCCGAGGTACACGAAGTCACGCTTCGGCAACGCCTCGCGCAGCGCCTTGAGGACGGTGAGGCCGCCCACGCCCGAGTCGAACACGCCGATCGGACGCGTCAACTCGCTCAGGGCGGCAGTGAGGGACGAGGGGAGGAGGGCAGTCACGCCCTGGAGTGTAGCGCGTTACGGCGGTCCGTCGGACGCACGCAGCAGGACGGGCGCGGCGAAATGCTCCTCGCGCCAATCGTCGGACAACTCGATCGCCTGCGGCGGGCACGATGAGGCGCATCCGCCGCAGCCGGTGCACGCTTCGAGCTGCAGGTGCAACGCGACGCTTCCGTCCGCTTCGATCGTGCGGGTGATCGCCTCGGTCGGGCAGACGTTCGAGCACACCGGGCAGAAGATGCACGAGGCGTCCACGAGGGGCGCCTTCCAGCGCACCTGGACGTCTTGCGCGGGAGTGGGCTTGAGGGCGCGGCGGCGCCACAGCCAATCGGCGGGAACGCGCTCCTCGGGCGCGGACCAATCGACGAAGGGAAGCGGCTTGTCGGGCACGAGGTCTTTGGCAACGCCCGCCGCCGAGCGCAGCAGCGTTCCGAACATGCCTCGCCGCGTCACGCGCTCTCCACGGTTCTCTGCGCCGCCTTCCACGCCGCGCCGAATCGTGACGTTCGCGAGGCGGCCCGTCGCTTCCCGCAACGATTGCGCCGCGTCCACGACCTCGGCGAGCTTGACGGGCACGAGGTCGCTGCCAAGGTCGCAAGTGGCGCAGTCACCGTGCACGAGTTCGAGCGGCTTGTCCCACGCGCCCGCCGCGACGATGACGCTCGCCGTGACGCGAGCGAGGCAAGGAACGGTCTTGCCGCCCTCGCTCGTTCGCGAACACACGAGCTTCGCGTCTTCCTCCTGCGTGCGAATCGCCGTCAAGTTGGCCGTGACGTCGAACTCCAAAGCGCCCGTCGGGCACGACTGCACGCACAAACCACAGCTCGTGCACTTGCGCTCGTCGATCTCGACCTTCCCGTCGACCGTGATGGCGTCGTGCGGGCACACGGTCGCGCACACGTCGCATCCCCCGACGCTCATGCGTTCCACGAGGCAGCGCGGTCCCGTGTAGCGCGGCACAGGATTTCCGTAGTCGCCCATGATCTTGAGGAAGGAATCGAACATGCGGCGTTCAGTCTAGAGCGCCCCGCGCGGGACGATGGTCATGTAAGGTCGTAAATCTGGAGGAAGCGGCGCACGC
Proteins encoded in this region:
- a CDS encoding ABC transporter permease, with amino-acid sequence MTESRRALLAAPFLALLAAFLIAPLLRTLAEGGVSVGLLRDPYFQSRLVWTFGGATLSAVLAALVGVPLAWGLAGYRVRGASFLLRALLLPFVTPTLVAAMGLTALVGPRGWLKLDLSETPAIVVLGNLFFNLPLVVRLSHAAFSRVPSELEASARSLGASPLRAFARVTLPLAAPGLLAGVVLVFLYSALSFGLPYLLGGERYATLEVEVYALALLEGRLSEASALVAVQLVVTTPALLAYLRLARSTPLGVATRLPHRSAPLAVRLVLAAFLGFTLLVCFGPLVAVAAKSLLGPDGLTLAFWSGVASSDDPPLSFLLLNTVRFGVLTLIAAVALGVAFSLAAARSNVLDFVSLAPLVVSPVSLGVGFLLLYPRLLAELPLLVAAYVLLSTPLVVRSLLPALRDVPRGLLDLARTLGATPGQVLRRVTFPLVLPALRGGAALALAATFGEFAATLVLSRPEWATLSLGVAEKLSRPGERNLGEACALATLLMGLALAGFAALDGGRGDVT
- the murI gene encoding glutamate racemase, producing the protein MTALLPSSLTAALSELTRPIGVFDSGVGGLTVLKALREALPKRDFVYLGDTARLPYGRKPRDMVAGFARGNTNFLVGLGVEAVVVACNTAASSAPNLGREFPVPMFDVISPGVEAARRRTRDGHVGVIATKGTVAAGAYQARLEAQGLRVWAKACPMFVPIVEEGLTDSEEARLLADLYLRGRPEIDTLILGCTHYPVLRNVLQETVGTTVQLVDSAEVTAEVVRAALGSEGSGSGRIVHLVTGDTVAYEHTARNIGGVDGVVIHLDVTHLVAAETAHKEAHVAR
- the rph gene encoding ribonuclease PH, with translation MSRADGRANDVTRSLKVARGANRYAEGSALVELGHTRVLATISVDNKVPPHVRGKKTGWLMAEYDMLPRATHERVSRERNANGGRRQEIQRLLGRAFRSTVDLDLFRDKTLIVDADVLQADGGTRVTSVLAGYAALFDYADKLVKTGKLSEWPLRHELGAVSVGIVNGELRLDLDYAEDEKATADLNVVATFGGQVLEVQGGAEGEPIPPERFTHMVTLGLKGVHALLEELRRQL
- a CDS encoding NAD(P)/FAD-dependent oxidoreductase translates to MNVIVVGGGLAGLTAAKVLRERGARVRVLEQRAEVGGRVRTRDIDGFRVDLGFQVLFTAYPAVRRHVDFAALDLVAIPPGAVIRKPGGADRMGDPVRDAAVLLDTLSASSLHFSDKVRVARLALQLKVPPAHSLLYGSEESTLDFLRRQGFSYASIDAFFGPFFGGIFLKRDLSPSAGLFRYYFRMLTDGEAAVPKLGMGELPKQLARGTDVRTNVRVTRLDAAANGVRVQTSNGVEEASHVIVAASPPEIRRLTAADVPSTPVSSTYLYYGASVQLDDETRLQLGTSGGLINNALWSSNTNAALAPRHAHLLSVTVLGDPPLDDKALDHGVRAELSRWYGPDEVAKLRLLSLDRVRFAQFAQPPGFERTLAGHATPWPNVLIASEGTSMSSIQGAMESGEKAAAILLGDVEAMSRPRGA
- a CDS encoding thiamine ABC transporter substrate-binding protein; its protein translation is MLKWLMLMGALASTASAATLTVVTHDSFDLDKALVAKFEREHDAKVRFVKAGDAGAMLSRLILTKNAPIGDVVFGLDNSLLPRAREAGILEPYKSSALANVPAKLHLDPSGLLTTVDYGYVALNYDKAWFEKKKLPLPKTLEDLATARYENLVVVQNPATSSPGLAFLLATVRHFGEDRALKWWSDMRAGGMKITRGWNDAYYTDFTRNGGKYPIVLSYASSPAAEVFYATKKLGDSPTANLLLPGSSFLQLEGVGVLKGTAHRELARAFVDFLLSPAVQADIPTRMWVYPARSGLKLADVYRFAQEPRDATSNVNGAASLVDRFTRTVMRAGR
- a CDS encoding 4Fe-4S binding protein; amino-acid sequence: MFDSFLKIMGDYGNPVPRYTGPRCLVERMSVGGCDVCATVCPHDAITVDGKVEIDERKCTSCGLCVQSCPTGALEFDVTANLTAIRTQEEDAKLVCSRTSEGGKTVPCLARVTASVIVAAGAWDKPLELVHGDCATCDLGSDLVPVKLAEVVDAAQSLREATGRLANVTIRRGVEGGAENRGERVTRRGMFGTLLRSAAGVAKDLVPDKPLPFVDWSAPEERVPADWLWRRRALKPTPAQDVQVRWKAPLVDASCIFCPVCSNVCPTEAITRTIEADGSVALHLQLEACTGCGGCASSCPPQAIELSDDWREEHFAAPVLLRASDGPP